Below is a genomic region from Triticum dicoccoides isolate Atlit2015 ecotype Zavitan chromosome 5A, WEW_v2.0, whole genome shotgun sequence.
GAAATCTAACATTTTCCATACCATTACGGGGACTTTAAAGAAAGACAAgaggaacatcggcatactcgtGAACATCTTCTTCTTGTCTTGGATCTTGTACTTTCGATGGTGCATTTTTCCCCAAATATTATTGATGGTACGACTAATATCAGAGGTACATGTAATATTATCACATATATGGTGTCACTACTAAAGAATGACCCTTTTTTGACCCCCTCCATTAATGGGCCCATTTTGACCCGTTCGAGGAAGGGGTCGTCGTTGGCGGGTCACCAAATGCCCATCGCGTGAGATTGCAGAGGCAACCAAGTGAGAAAGGCTATGGGAAGCACGAAAAGTTAAGCCTCACTATGATAGTTACTTGGACGATTTGGAACGGAGCAGATGTGTGTGTATTCCAAGGTATTTCAGCGCTGCCAACAATTATCCTTGCAAAGATTAAAAATGAGGCGGCAACATTGGTCAAGGCTGGAGCAAAGGATTTGAGAAACATTATGTCGGAAGAGTACCCCATTCTATTAATTTAGCGTTTCGTTGTTGGCCTGTCTTTGTTTTTGGTTGCCCTTGTTCTAACTCTCCCTTAATTAATGAAATGATACAAATAGTTTGCCTGCGTTTTTAAAAAGGTTCAGAGCTAGCACAGTTGTCACATCCCTCTACATCAGCCCACTCTAGAGAGGGTCTCTGCTTACCTTTTTCTCGGCCATCTTTGTACGACGTGATTCGTGTCTTGACATGGAGTGTTTGAGCGTGTTCAGCTCTCAGTAATATATCACTTAAAATTACATCGCAAAAGAATATCATACACTTGCATGTTTTTTGCATTTTCATCAAAACACTATGAAACTATAAAAAACACTCGATAGAATATTATGTACTCACTCTTCAAGAAAACAAGATTGCTAATAACCAAAAAACGTAATTGCCAGTTTAGACCTCTATGTTCTTCATCAACGTCAAGTGATCTTCATAGTTTTGTGAGAATAAATTTCCTCTCGTTCTTTTGTTAGTGTGCCAAGAGGTTAGAGAGTTTTCTGTCGCAGATTCGAGTATTCGGATCTGATGAGTTTATGTTGCCGTATCAAGATTTATTTTGTTGGTTTGGTTCTTTCTGGAGGTGAAATATTTTATCGACGCCatagtgaagatataagcgatttgatgACCTGCACTTCTAGGGGATCATCCTCGCCCCAAGTACATTCATTGATCAAGGCTTTCCATTTTTTAGATGGGTGACTCAAGACGCTTTCAAAAACCATTATTGCCAATGGTCGTGCGGGTGAAAGAGTGACAACATCGTTGCTCCAGTCTAATTACAACATCTTTACTGAAATCTTTGGTGTATTTCTTCGAGCTGAGATTGATACCGCGAAGAATGTGTTTACAagagatttcattgtaattcttagtgACATGAATTACTTTGTGTTTTCTTGGATCTTAGGTCAAAATAAGTGTATTTGTAATTGTTATGAGTACGAATGAAGTTACATTACATGTGTTTAAAAAAAAATCTCAACAGAATGTATGTATGAGGATGTCAGAAGTCGGAACATCTTGTGCATGGTTACATGCTACAACACTATTCCTTAGATAAACTAGTTGTGTAGAACTTCGTCCTTTTTTCAGAACCTTGTATTTGTAATGCGACAAATGAACTAATGCTTTGTAATCTAAAGTAAATCATACCCTGTCCTATGAAATTTAAAGTGAATCTACACTTCATGAATAGAAAAAGAAACATAAAAGTATACAAGCATGTGCGAGAAAACAAAATTGAACAACTTATCACTTGCCTCATATGGCATCTAACTAATCGAGTGGTTCGAATAACTTTGCTCCAGAGGATAACTGTGTGTCTCTGGATGAGTTCAGGATTGAGAATGTTCCTCAACTAACTGCAGTGGAGAATGATATTTTGGCTGCTCCTTTTACTGAGAAAGAAGTGTTTGAGGCCATATcgcagatgaaaaataataaggctcctgGCCCGGATGGATTTCCGGCTGAATTTTATAAgaagtgttggcatattattaaggggggtctgttgcctttgttcaatgatctattctctggacagcttcagctttttcaactgaattttggaacgataaccctgcttcctaagaaaatagaggctgtgagaattgagcaattcaggcccatctgtcttcttaatgttagtttccaAATTTTTAtcaaggtcgggactaataggctcacacagattgcgcatgatgtggtgcagcctacccaaactgcttttatgccggacaggaacatcctcaAAGGGgtcgtggtccttcatgaaacgctccatgagattcacatgaaaaaatGAGATAgagttgttttcaaggtggatttcgagaaagcgtatgataaattcaaatggcctttccttcaatagGCCTTAcacatgaagggttttgatgaagcttggcgacgctaggtagaatctttcacgcaaaaagggagtgttggaattaaagtgaatgacgacataggtcattatttccagacacacaagggcctgagacaaggtgatccaatgtctcctattctgttcaacattgtggttgacatgttggcaattctaataggaagggcaaatgaggccggtcaggtgggtggcttggtgcctcatctagttgatggtagTGTGTCCATCttacagtacgctgatgatacaatcatctttatggagaacgacttggcaaaagcgataaatatgaagctggtgttatgcttatttgaacaattgaccggattgaagatcaattttcataaaagcgagttgttctgctttggtagagccaatgaggaacaagaggcctataggcaattgtttggatgcgaattGGGGGCATTACCTTTcacgtacttaggtatacccattcaccatcgtaagctgacaaacagagaatggaagtgcatcgaggatcggtttgagaagaaactgagttgctggaagggaaaACTCATGTCATATGGATGCCGactgattcttattaattcggtgctcacgagtatgcctatgtttctcttatctttctttgaagtcccagttggtgttaggaaaaggctggacttctatcgatcccggttcttctggcagagcgatgaactaaagagaaaatactgactcgccaaatgggatatcatctgtcaaccaaaggaccaggggggccttggtatcgagaatcttgaagtcaagaacagatgtcttctcagtaagtggctgTATAAAACTATCAGTTGAGACTGATGCCACGTGGGCGCAGATTCTCCGTagtaagtatctgcagtccaagacGTTGTCCCAGCCGACAGTGAGACCGACGGActcgccgttttggaaggggcttatgagagtcaaagctgtcttctttaatagaacaaagtttatagTCGGTAATGGAAACACCactcgcttctgggaggatacCTGGCTTGGTGAAACGGCGTTGGCGCTTCAGTATCCGTCCCTATATCGTATTGTTCAATGTCGTGATGCTCTTGTTGCAACGATTATGCTGTCCATTCCCCTCAATATTCAGTTTAGGAGGGCGCTTGTTGGTGACcggtgggaagcatggcttcatttggtgagtagattgatggaggttcagctatctCATCAGCCCGTTTAGTTGTGTTGGAAGCTCACTAGGTCTGGAGAGTTCACAGTTAagtcgatgtatatcgatgtcatTAACTCTAGTGTCATTCCTAGTTTCAAAGaggtttggaaagtcaaagttcctttgaaaaataaaatgtttatatggtttgtacataaacaagtcattttaacaagggataatttggttaagcgcaactggacaggatctactaggtgaaGTTTTTGTGATCGGGACGAAACTATCAAGCACCTCTTTTTTAACTGCCGGTTGGCAAGAGTTTTGTGGCACACGGTGcatattgcctttaacattactcctctgaATTCAGTCAGTAtgttatttggaacatggcttgttcggatagagtccgaaacagctagacatattcgtgtaggagtatgtgctttgttgtgggcaatttgaaattgcagaaatgatttggcttttaacagaacaacaaatattcattttttgcaggttttgttCCGAGCTACTGCGCTGATTtcgtatgtggtcgttactcactccgacggaggccagggagcgtttggttactggatctgtccggtgggagatggtagcgcgggatatcttcaaccggtttgaatggcggtcatgtaataggatagacaattagtttacctatctttgttatgccagccggttgtggcttttgggccttttgtttcttggcgttgtggctctttgtgagcttgcCGTTATTTTGTTTTCAGACTATAAGACCTTGTGGAACTTCTTTATTTATATATAaacgtggccgtatgcatcgttctgatgcagaggccgggaagtcCCCCCTTTttgcccttttcgaaaaaaaaaacaaTGATGACAAAGTCAACCTTTTGTTCAAGCCCAAACTGTGCAATAAAGCTGCAATGGTTGATATATTATTTACCAGGGGAATCCACAAAGGTGAGCTGCTGCACACAACGTATGCTCACTCAGGAGTCACAAAGGGACTAAGAGAGTGGGTGAGTTATAAAAAAAACAAAGGAGGGTGAGTGAGGTGGACGATGAAGTTAAATATTAGAActactccaaaatagtggggttcCAAAATTAGaggcctctttgattcaaaggattttcatagaaATTTGAAGGATTGTGATCCTTAAGATTTTTTTCCTACATTGGTTGTTCGGTTTGTATGATTGAATTCTAAAGGAATTTTTCCTAATGATTCCCTTGTACTACATTTCAGAGAAATTTTAGCATCTAATCAAACATCTTGGAAAaatcatttgtttttcttgtgaaacAATCAAACCAATCAAAACCATATAGGATTCATACGGTCATAACAAATGCAATCCTATGTATTTTCTCTTTCTGTATTTTTtaatcctgcaaatcaaacagtATTGGCCATAGTGTACTCCTATAGTAAGTTTGGCATCCATTTTGGTCCAACAAAATAGTGATGTGGTCAATGACGATGTGATGTCGGAGTAGGATCTCGCTGTGTGATATCTATTACCCCCtcagtaaactaatataagatgttttcaaTCACTAATTTagtgatctaaaacgtcttatattagtttatagatgGAGTAGTTTATACCCTCCACTTGGCGAATCAGTTTATCACCAGTCTCGCTGTCGACAACTAGTGCTGCTCATGCACGTGAGCATATATTGGGTTTAGGCACCGCTGTCTGATCCACTTGACCACCGTTTGCAGCTGCAGCGGTGACTTTGCATGTTACGTTGGATCGTTGTTTTGGTCCTGCATGGAATGATGGCCATTGGCCGGGGTATATAGAACCATGCAGATTAGTACTAATCATAGTAATTAAGGAGTATATCCACTAGTATCTGAGTATCTGACATTCACTTGGCCACATTATCGTTTATCCCAAATGGGCTACGCACTCAGCCAACATTACAATCACTGTGGCTAAACTACACTCCTTCAATTCCATAATTTAGTGCATATGGTTTTTCTTTTTTAAATCAAGTTTTACGAACTTTTACCAAGTTTATTGAAAAAACCGCCTACATCTAGAATACCTAATATCTAtcatagtgacctataatagcaaagatctTTTTTGCTCTGGACTGAACGCCGATCTTTTATTCACGAAAATTTGTATACTAGTGCAAAAGAAAGTCAAGTTTATTCTAAAAAAccttctgaattattttatgattttttatttttcctcATATAGGGTGTAGATACAATCAGGAACCAAGGGATATTTCCCTGCTACTCCATTCTTTCCATAATGTAGTGCGTGTAGATTTTTTGAAAAGTTAAACCGGACAAACTTTGACAAGAaaagtatttatatgtgaaaatatAAGTGATGATTTTTCGATGATATGCATTTGGTATTTTAAATGTTCACATTTTACCTATAAACAAATTCAAAGTTTATAATGTTTGATTTTTTGAAAAATCTATACACACTACATTATGAGATGGGGGAAGTATAATTAACTGAATTATTAGACTAACCGCATCAAGATCGGATCACATCACATGTATCCTATCCCCGTCGGTCGAGGATACTCTCCTCCAATCAAAATATCGCCCCAACGCACGCGCGTGTCCCACGCTGTGAGGAATGCGAACCCGCCAATGTCACCAACCCCCTCCCTCTTTTGTTTTGTCAGTTAATTTGCCTCAAACTCACACTCACGCACACACCGTGTAGCTAGGATCGATCGATGCAGCTTCCCTTCTCCTCCCTTCCTATTTAACAAGCTAGCCAGCCCACGCTCTTTGCACCTCAGCAAGGGAAGCACCACTACACACGCTAGAAAAGGCGATGGCTACGACGACGacactcctcctcgccgccgcggcTCTCTTGGTGGCCTCCTGCAGCGCGTGGGAGGCCAACATCCGCATGCCGACCTCGCTGGACGAGGCCGTGGTGGCGCCGCTGATCCATGCGCTGCGGCCGCTGCTGGGCTCCGGCAAGCACGCCGGAGTGGCGTGCGACAGCTGGGTGCTGGGCGTGGAGGCGCACAACGTGCGGGACTGGAAGACGGTGCCCGCCAGCTGCGAGGGCTACGTCGGCCACTACATGCTCGGCAGCCACTACCGCCGGGACTCCAAGGTCGTCGTCGACCAGGCCATCGCCTACGTcgactccctcaagctcgccggtaACGGCAAGGAGGCGTGGGTCTTCGACATTGACGAGACAACCCTCTCCAACCTCCCCTACTACGCCAAGCACGGCTTCGGGTACGTTTACGTAGACACTTTTCATTCAGATGAAGTAAAACTCTGACCACACTTCTCTCAAAAAAAGTCAACTCACTAGCTAGAAAGCACCAGTATCATAAGATCTCTACTAAATGAAAGTGGGAAAACAAATGAAACTAGAAGTGGAAATAAAAATGCATATGTTAGACATCATTACGGTCACATCCAATTAATCAGTCATTGAGACCGCCAACAAAACAAGAGCAAAACATACTCCATCCTTTTCATAATGTAATGCATATAGATTTTTTTAAGAAGTCAAACCTCATCTTACCCGTGGAATGCCAAACGTATATATCATTATACTCATCATAAGagatgtagtttcatattttatatatCAGATATTCTAGATAAATAGTTtgctctataaatttggtcaaaatttgtAAAGTTTAACTTTTCAAAAAATTCTATATACACtacattttgaaacggagggagtaccattacTACTAGAGTCAGAGATAAAGATGTGATGTGATGGGCATGTGATTACCCGAGTAGAACCGTACCTGTTGTCCACGTGGCTACTTTATCGAACGGTTTATTTTTCAACCGTCATTATCAACTGATTACTAGCTATAATTATGTTATCAAAGTTGAGTTTAGACGGATAATACTTATAATTATGTGAATATCTAACAAATCGAGGGGTTTGAGTATCTTTGCTTCACCACATGTGACGAAGCTAACCTTTTGTGTTGAAAGCCGAAACTCTGCAATAAGGCTTATTTTTCCGGGTAAAACATGCATTACTCAACTCAAAAGATCAGTACAGTCGATCGCTGCAATGGTAAACTATTTTATCAAAGGAATCAACAAATAAGCTGAACTCTCACGAGTCACAAGGAGGGTGAGCGAGGTGCACGATGAGATTAAATACATACAAGTTGTGAGTAAGTTTGACTCTTATTCTTGGTCCACAAAAACAGTGTCGGAGTTGGATCTCGCGGTgtgatattaattaattaatttagacCCCCACATGGCCAACTTCATTATTTATCATCAGTCACGTTCGTCCACAACTACGTAGAGCATTGGGTTTAGGTACATGTTTCGGATTGCATAATTACTTTTTTTAACTGGTATGCACGAGTACTACACTAGCTGATATGGTTGAATCTGCCATTAATCTATCTTCATATACACATACGTGCGCAGAGCTACACCGTTCAACGCGACGAGCTTCGACGCATATGTGCGGGAGGGGAGCGCGCCGTCACTGCCGGAGACGAAGAGGCTGTACAACAAGCTGCTCTCGGTCGGTGTCAAGCCGGTGTTCCTCACCGGCCGGACCGAGGACAAAAGGGCCATCACCGTCACCAACCTCCGCCGCCAGGGCATCTCCGGGTGGATGAACCTGCTGCTGAAGCAGCCCGGCTTCAAGGGCTCTGCAGTGACCTACAAGTCCGGCGAGAGGCAGAAGCTGCGGGATGCCGGGTACGTCATCATTGGTAACATCGGCGACCAATGGAGCGACATCCTTGGCGCGCCTGAGGGCGCCCGCACTTTCAAGCTGCCCGACCCCATGTACTACATCGGCTAGGCCACTCCGGCTTGGGCATGCCGCCATTGAGTTCTCGAATAAGCTGGACGCTCTTAGTTATATGCATGTTTAGTCAATAATCCCTCCCCAGTTGTTGCTTGGTTCATTTCCATTGTTGAGAACTTGAGATTAATTGCCATTATAGGATGTGTTCATGGAGAAGTTGCATGTTGCTTAATCTATGGATCCACGGTCCACTATTTTTCTTCTTGCGAGAAATTCATGGGCTATTCTTGTTTGATGCGTTGTTCTTCTTAAACTTTGCTCTTGTATTGATGATGGTgtaatattactaaatattattgaTGGTGCAACTAATATCAGAGGTACATAATATTGTCACATATCTGGTGTCACTACTGAAGAATGGCACTTGCTTTAACCCCTTCATTAATGGGTCAATTTTGACCCGTTCGAGGAAGGGATCATTGTTGGCGGTCACCAGACGCCCATCAGTGAAGCCTGGAGAGGAAATCAAGGAATGGTGGTCTAAACAGGTGTCCAACATGCATgaacattagagcatctccaacgcaTATAAATCGTtctctgggggcgagccggcgatacaatcggcgttgggggcggttttgcgcccattcgtcgcccccaggcgccgaaattggcccacttttcGGTCAATtttcggcgaataaagggcccatatgggcgagaataggcacatattcggcgtggttcgccgtggctcggcgttgaattatgaacataaataatttttttatcacatagttcatcacagaaaaatcaaatagttcaacaaaatagtacaacaacaaatagttcaatacaaattatatagttcaacaaataaaaactcatatttcattacACGTCGCACccggcgtcgcccttgagcctccataggtgctccagcaGATCATGCTGCaactgatgatgcacctgtgggtttcAGATCTCCTAACGCATACTaaggtaggcagtccaggttggcaggtgatcaacttcggctagagggccTTGCCTGTAGTATGGTTTAGTGTCAAACACTAGGTCTTCTTGCTCGctttcgatgatcatgttgtgcaagatgacacaacaagtcatgatctcccacatttgatctttcaaaaaagtctgagcggggtaccggacaacagcaaatcgagattggagcacaccaaatgcccgctcgacatccttcctgcaagcctcctgaatcttcgTAAACCAGGCGTTcctgcctcctggcacagggtttgagatggtcttcacaaatgtcgaccatctcggatagatgccatcagcttgatagtaccccttgttgtagtgccgcccattgatctcgaagttcaccggaggagaatgaccttcaacaagcttggcaaagacaggagagcactgcagcacgttgatgtcattgtgagttcctggcataccaaagaaggagtgccaaattcagaggtcctgtgtggccaccgcctcaagtaccacactgcaaccgcctttggcgcctttgtacatgccctaccaagcaaatgggcaatttttccatttccaatgcatgcagtcgatgcttccaagcatcctaggaaatcctcttgctgcattctgtgctaggatccgagcagtgtcttccgcattgggtgttctcaagtattgcggtccaaacactgccaccactgtctgacagaacttgtagaaacactctatgctggtggacttggccatgcgcccatagtcgtcgagtgaatcaccgggagctccgcatgcaagcatcctcatcgctgccgtgcacttctggatcgaggtgaatccaagtttgccggtgcaatccatcttgcacttgaaataGTTGTCGAActtccggatggaattcacaatcctgaggaagagctttcggctcatccgataacgacgCCGAAATGTTTTGTCACCGTGAAGtgtagcatcggcgaagtagtcggagtagagcatgcagtagcctttgagacgatgccggttctttgctttcacccgccccggcgccgagccacctcgccgcggcttttcatttctcgccagcagctgggcgagggcggtgagcactgctacctcttgagcactgtgttggatttccccaaagaggaagggatgatgcagcaaagtagcgtaagtatttccctcagtttttgagaaccaaggtatcaatccagtaggaggctacgctcgagtcccttgtacctacacaaaacaatagctcaacgcaaccaacgcgcttaggggttgtcaatcccttcatggtcacttacgaaagtgagatctgatagagatgataaataatgtttttggtatttttggtatagagatgcaaagtaaaaactaaaaagtaaaaggcaaagtaaaagcaaagcaataataaagtgatggagattgatatgatgagaaagagacccgagggccataggtttcactagtggcttctctc
It encodes:
- the LOC119304252 gene encoding stem 28 kDa glycoprotein-like isoform X2; translation: MTMARTTTMLLLVAAAVLAASCSAWEVNIRMPTSAADVDEAVVAPLIHALRPLLGSGKHAGVACDSWVLGVEAHNVRDWKTVPASCEGYVGHYMLGSHYRRDSKVVVDQAIAYVDSLKLAGNGKEAWVFDIDETTLSNLPYYAKHGFGATPFNATSFDAYVREGSAPSLPETKRLYNKLLSVGVKPVFLTGRTEDKRAITVTNLRRQGISGWMNLLLKQPGFKGSAVTYKSGERQKLRDAGYVIIGNIGDQWSDILGAPEGARTFKLPDPMYYIG